The sequence GGGACAAAAAATCATTGATCCGAGAGTAGCGCAATTGCAAAGAGTGGAATGATATTTCTTGTTTTCTAGAAGTACACCTTAGTTAGTCTCTAGCCCCTAATTCCTAATCCCTAACCTCAACGAGGTATGCCATCATAAAACGAGAAATGCTATATGTTTACACCTGCTCAAAATGCTCAACTGTAGGAAAAGGATCATAAAAATGGTGCAGCATTTTTTTCCACTCTTGATATTCAGTAGAGCCTCTAAATCCTACAGTATGATCTGCTAAAGTTTCCCATTTAACAAGTAATAAATATTTACCCCGAACTTCTATACATCTATGCAATTCATGGGATAAATATCCTGGCATAGATGAGATAATTATAGAAGCATTTTTAAAAACAGATTCAAACTCATATTCCTGCCCAGATTTAATATTGAGAATTACTGCTTCTAGAATCATAAATGCTGTGAATGGGAATATTTAATGAAAATCAGACTTGATATAAGCAACTGTCAAAGGGGCGATTTTTTCTACAATATTATTAATCACCTCTCGTTCATATTCAGTCCAAATTCTGGGATGATTAAAAATGCATGGTTGCAATACACCCCAAAGTTGACCATCATCACAAATATGAGCATGAATGAGAGCACGATGTCCAAAATTTTCCTGTTCAAATTGCCGATTTAAAATTTGAGAATCAGCAGTTTCCACGTCTTCAACAAATATTGATGGTTGAGTACGCAGCGCGGCCGCAAACATCGGATCTTCATCTACTAAAGATGAGGGTTGCGATACCCATTCCTCGTTATGGATACTGGGTAAATTTGGAGTACGAACCCAACAAAAAGCGACTTTACCGAGATATAAATTGGGGTTGTGTAGGTAGAGAAAACAGCGATCGCACTGCAAAAATTCACCCACAGCTTGTAGCAGTTTAGGAAAGAAAATATCTGCTGGTAAATCGGATTCTAAAATGTTAGTGATCGCTGGAGGAAAATTTAGCTGAGACATAGTATTTGAAATTTTTTCACCTTGCTGCAGAATTTAAATGTAGAGACGCAAAATTTTGCGTCTCTGGCTTTTATTGATAGACGAAATTAAACCGATTTTAAGGGAATAATTCCCCGGTCAAAAACCAAGTTATCAGTCCCAATACCATTTAACTCTATTCTATCTGGATAAATTTCATAGGTAGCAAAACTCAAATTACTAGTAGAATATTCCGTCCATTCATTTTTACCTACAGAACGATTACCCGCACCCGCACCACAAATTAAGTAAGTAGTACCATCAATACCACGGGTGCGTTCATAATGGTGTTCATGACCATTGATGTAGAGTTGCACACCATATTTTTTAAACAGAGGTGTGAAAGTTTTAATGAAATTTGGATTACTTCCATAATGACCAGATGCATAAATTGGATGATGACCAAATACTATTTTCCAAGCAGCTTTACTAGCGCTTAATTCCGTTTCTAGCCAAAGTAATTGATTTTGCCAATCAGCATTACCATTAGTATCTAGTGCGAAAAATTGTACAGAATCACGACTAAAAGTATAGTACCTTCCCGTCATATTAAAACCAGCATAACGCACTTGTGGATCGCCATTGGCAGTGCGAATATCATGATTACCTAAACAAGCTTGAAACTTCACACCTTCCTTGAGTAAAGTTCGATATGGACGCTCAAAAACAGCATTAATTTTCTCAATTTCACCATTGTTGTAAATGTTATCACCAGCTAAAATCACTAAATTATAAGGATTTCGCTGATAATAATTAGTCATTGCC is a genomic window of Fortiea contorta PCC 7126 containing:
- a CDS encoding antibiotic biosynthesis monooxygenase family protein — its product is MILEAVILNIKSGQEYEFESVFKNASIIISSMPGYLSHELHRCIEVRGKYLLLVKWETLADHTVGFRGSTEYQEWKKMLHHFYDPFPTVEHFEQV
- a CDS encoding GAF domain-containing protein, with product MSQLNFPPAITNILESDLPADIFFPKLLQAVGEFLQCDRCFLYLHNPNLYLGKVAFCWVRTPNLPSIHNEEWVSQPSSLVDEDPMFAAALRTQPSIFVEDVETADSQILNRQFEQENFGHRALIHAHICDDGQLWGVLQPCIFNHPRIWTEYEREVINNIVEKIAPLTVAYIKSDFH
- a CDS encoding metallophosphoesterase family protein, giving the protein MSWKRRQFLFLSGLGTLATGFLGWKSFRQDAHRANIHTPDTAIAANPPQKDLLLRFVSVADTGTGAKGQYDVAKAMTNYYQRNPYNLVILAGDNIYNNGEIEKINAVFERPYRTLLKEGVKFQACLGNHDIRTANGDPQVRYAGFNMTGRYYTFSRDSVQFFALDTNGNADWQNQLLWLETELSASKAAWKIVFGHHPIYASGHYGSNPNFIKTFTPLFKKYGVQLYINGHEHHYERTRGIDGTTYLICGAGAGNRSVGKNEWTEYSTSNLSFATYEIYPDRIELNGIGTDNLVFDRGIIPLKSV